In the genome of Podospora pseudocomata strain CBS 415.72m chromosome 7, whole genome shotgun sequence, the window GGATTTTCCTGACCAGCTACAAAGAGAACTGTCAAGTTGTCATGCATCTGTTTTTCATCCCACTGACCGGACTGGTGAGCATCTAGCAGCCGGCGGCCCAATCCATCTTTGGGCCAGGGCGCTGACGAttttgcggaggagggatcGTGGCTTTCGATCAAAGCATCCCTGAGGGCGCCTCGAAACTTGTCCACAGTTTTCCTGGCATGTAACCGACTTGGAAATGGAAACTGGTCCAAAATGGGAAAGTTCATAAAGATAGGCTTGAAAATCTCACGCTTGACTGCCGATTGCAGAATGTTGATGGGTGCGTTGTCCGAGAGAGCCTAGTAGCACCGAATGTTAATCTCACGTGTGGTCTTTTTTCCAGCGTTTTGTGAAAGGACGTAAGAATGTACTTGCATCAAAGTTGGTCTGCAAAATGACCTCAGAGCAGTTGGCCAAGGAATACCGCTGAAGCAACCCCTGAACAGCAACGCCACGGCCTCTTCCACCGCGCGACTGGGCATCTTTCACGAGCATGCACAGTTTGTCGGCATTCAAGGCGATCTTGTCCACCTCGAAATTGTTTCGTTGCAGCCCTGGCCGGATGACAGACTGGTATTTCTTCCAGACTTGACCATGGCTAgagatgatgttgtcgcctAAGGTGGTACCCTGTGTCAGCTATTTTGCCCGTGTTCATTGAAGAGAAGCAAACAATAATTAGGTACCAAGAAACTGTGCCAAAACACTATGAGGGATCTTTTTTTGATTTCCGCTCTTTTCGTACAGGGCTTCGTCCTTGAAGATCTCGGCGATGTAAGAGGGCTTGTGCACCAAAATATTCCATTGAGCCGCAAAGAAGAACTTGACAGCGCCGTGAGTGCGAAGTGGCTTGTCGATATATTGACGAAAAATGTCGGACTGGTCGACATCCTTGAAAAAGGGAATGAGGGCTACCCAAAAGGGGATGGTAGGGATGTTTTCGGGGTATCTTGGTGGTAGCAAGAAGACATAGTAGACTAGGAAAATAGCGATGGCTGCAAGAAGCAGTAGCTCTGCAATGAATCCCAACATTGTTGTGGTCTGCTATGCGATCTAGAAGATGAGACTCACGGCTGCTTGCAGTTCAACCTTTCGGGATATAACGCATAACCTAGATGATCGCCGCGCTCAAAATAGCAGGTACGCGATGAATATTCATATATGGGCACTGTATTGGTCGCAGATAGGTCGCACTTCGCTGCTGCGCACGTGTGACCCAATGCAATGGGAGAGAGGTGCAGCGGCAGGGGGGCTAGGTTAGCGCTAACACGCAGCGAGGCTGGAGGGATGGAATGGGGGTGAGGCCTGTATTACTCGGGACCCCAGCTGCACCTCAGCATGATATGAAGCCGTATGTTTTTGAAGAGGTCGAGATGGATTGCTGCTGTGTCCCGTAGGCTGCGGCAGGTGCTGCGCCCTCACACACCCCGGGCTatggaggtgctggagtATGAGGTCGGAGGCCCGGGCGGCCGGCCGGCTGTCCGCTGTGAGTAGGTTGTTGTCTTTAGGTAGCGCTTTTCTCGGTGTGACCAGCCCGGAACTCCTTGAACTGAACCCAGCTTAACCCTCTccctttttctgttttttataaaataaaaaaagtAGAAGAAAACAGAATACCTGTTCTATTCCATTTTGCTTCTCAGTTCACAATACCTGTTCATCCCCTATTGACCCTGTCAATTTGCTGTGGCATGCCTGCAGAATGGTAAGGTTTGAGCTCACCGTCCAGATAGGACGCTCTCGACAATCTTCTCCGCACAGAGCATCTTCCTCTCAGTCCagatcaagatcaagatcaCGCACCCGCCATAGTCGCCCCCATTCTCCTGAAGACAGAATCCCTCTAGTTGAACGTGTTCCCCCTCCTGCTCGTGATGATGACCCGGCCTCGATATCCCTGCCTCCTTCCCCGACAGACAATACTCCCGAGAAAAATCTTTACCTTTAGGTCCCCGATCCTCCCATCAACACCTTTCCACGTCCAATAATGAGTCTTTAACGAATGGCCCGCCACCAGCAGACGAGCCACCGGGCCTGAATCCGAGTCCGAAGCAGGATGGGTCTAGGTCTTACACCGATTTCTCCCCTCTCCGTCGAAAGTTCATCTTGTCTGTTATAACGATTGCTGGATTCTTCGGGCCATTGGCGGGAGGCATATATCTTCCTGCCTTGCCGGTGCTGGAAAAAGAGTTCAATGTTAGCCCAACCGCCATCAATGTGACGGTTTCAGTGTTCATGATGACTTTTGCGTTCGGTGTAAGCCTTtaccctcccccatcccatcaacaGACAACAAAGATGCTGATGTCGTCTACGGCCGCTATTCTGGTCCACTTTTGCAGATTGGAAGGGTCGCCGTCCATTGTACTTGATAAGCCTTGCCATTTACATCTTGGCGAACGTGCTTCTTGCTGTAGTACCAGCAAACTACGGAGCACTGGTGTTTTTGAGGGTCATGCAGGCGTTTGGCAGTGCTAGTGTTGTTAGCATGGGGGCAGGGACAGTTGCCGACGTGGGTAAATATATTCGCCTTTCTCGTTGCCAACTTGCTAACGTCAGTCCATCCCAGATCACGGAGCCGAAGAAGCGAGCATTCGCAATGAGCATTTTTCTCATGGGCCCTCAATGCGGTCCTGTCCTGGGTCCCGTGTTGGGTGGTGCATTGGCAGAGGGGAACTGGAGATGGATTTTCGGATTTCTTGGTGTGTTCTTCCCTGCATGTTGTGCGTCCGCCGACTAACGAGGTGCCAAAGCGATTTCTAGCGGCATACTTTGGCTTGTgattctctcttctctccctGAGACTCTTCACGCCCGCGTGGGCGGAGGCCGTATCTACACAGAACGGCCCATTTTCTTTTGGCCCCCTTCCATGTCTTCACCTCTCGCGCCGAGCTGGGAAAGGGGTCCTCCACTGcccatcccaaccctcaaAGGGTACTGGAACCTGTTCATTTACCCTCCCATCGGCATCGTCAGCTTCAACACTGCTATGCTTTACTCTACCTACTTCGCCATTGCCGTACAACTTCCGACCGAGCTGAGTCAGCGATACAAATGGGGCCCATCGGGAATCGGCGCTGGCTTTCTGGCGGCAGGAATTGCTATGATTGTGGGAAGTCTGCTTGGTGGTAGAGCCTCGGACtggagaagggcgagggcAGCAGAGCAACTGCCAGAGGACACCAAGATTGATCCAGAGTTTAGACTTGTGGACCAGATCTGGGGCGTGTTGATTTGTGTGTTGGGGACTCTGCTAtatggatggatggtggatggtAGCAAACATCCAGCAGCAGTTTTGTTTGCCACATTTTTGAGTATGTACTCCTGTCAGATAACTTCCGCCGCAACGGGAAACTAACCAGCGGTATTTGACAGCCGGATTTGGGATGAATTGGGTCTTTGTCACCACTACAGCATTCTTGACCGAATGTGTTGCTCAACAGGCGGCAGGAGCGTTTGCGCTGGGAAACTTGCTGAGAAACCCCGGGGCTGCCATTGTGTCGGTGATAACACCAACACTGGTGGCCAAGATGGGGAGTGGATGGTGCTTTACGGGGCTGGCGGTCTTGGATCTGCTCCTGGTTGGAACTTCGGTTATTGGTACGTGCAACTTGTTGAGTAGCAGAGCTCTGGCTTGAATGGAGAACTAATATTGTTTCTGTAGTTCTCAGACTAAAATGCCCTGGCTGGCGTGCGGATAGGGTGTCCAAGATGCAGCTGGCTGGCAAGAAAGCCGGAGGTCCGGCGGCTGTTCCTTAAGAACGGTCTTTGGCAAGTGGAAAAATATCGGGGCATAAAAATATAACCCACACGCCTGTCGAAGATCTTTCACAGCCTTGCAATTATCTTTTGAAGTCTTTCGAAAAATTTAAAAGCCTAATGATTATCTTTCAGGGCTTTCTTCCCCAATCAAAGCCTCTATTTTACTGTCCCCACAGCGTGGTTTGGGCAAGCGCACCAGGCTTTGGTTGGGAGATGAAAGATGGCCGAGGAGAGCTGAATGGTCCGATGGACCGGCCATATAATCATTGCTTGGGCTGATGGGCGTTGAATAAGATTAGACAAAATAACTCCTTGCGcattcttcttcatcaccaatGTGACCATCCATGGGTGGATCTTTTTCACCACCCCATCTCACTGCATGCTGGATGCTGATCGGTGACAGGCTTCCCACGAGGCTAGAGTGGGTGAGCGGCTACTCAAGGCCTGACTGTCGCATGGCCATCTGAATCCAGAGCGGCGGGATCAACGCAAACGCACATTGACGATCGTAGCACGGTAGTCGGTAGAGCGAGTGTGACAGAAGGCGGAGAAGTTGTCTCCCACGACCACGATCGATATTGCTCgatcctccatccccacaaCTAAAGATATGACCACCTCAACAACGCCCCCAGCGGCATCGGCAACGGAGATGTTGCTTGCGCTCGAGTTCTGACAACTCAGCCCTGCAGCCGAAAACGAAAAAGGAGGGGGCGTGTGCAGAAGAAACATGTGACCAGGGGGGGTTATCAGATCGCTTGGTCTTTGACGGAGAATGTGGACATACCGCGGCATTTTGACCAGTTCGGCAAAGGTGTTTAGCCCGTCTGGCTCTTTTCGCTGTTCTTTAGGTAACAGAAGACGCGACATGTGTCTTTGCAAGCGATTTCGGCTTCGACGGCGGTTCAAGTCGTTGTGGGGCCATTGGTTTGTCCCAGCCAATCGTGAGCACCAACCCGATCTGATAACTTTAttttctcctccaccaaggACACCGCGGTGGGTCCTGTTCCACTGCGCCTTGAAAAAAACGACTGAGTGGAAAAACCATCACACGACGCCAAGTGACCACCCACAATgaaaccctcctccacctgaACATTTCTCTACGGACTCGATAATCTGCAGATGTTCATTGTTGGCAACAGCGCGCATGTACCTAGCATGAGACTGGAGGGGAAACGACCCTTCGATCTCTCTCTTTTGTACCGGTAggctggaggatggcggtaGTCAACAACCGACACGAGGATGCAAAGCATCCACCAGCGGAACAGAGCCAAAATTGGCGCATGGCCCGTCCCTCTGCATGGTCCTCTCAACTCTCCAGGCTCATCTAGACCAGGATCATGATGGACGGGAACAGTGATGCCACACGTGGCTAGTCGATAGTCTGAATGTCGCCGTTGCGTCGCCGCCACCCCAAAGAGCCTGCAGCTGAATTTGGACCTTCTCCAGGGTAACCCGGATGGCGGGACAGTCCAGTGCCCTTCATGTTTTTGTTGGTTCGCTTCCGATCTAACGTTTGGCGTCCCTACATATAACAGTGCTCTCGTCCTGGATTCTGTCATCGGGTCTCTTGCTCGTTCCGGTTGAAGCATACCTTTTCCAAACCACCCAAGCCagctccccaaacccccagcaAACCGTCAAGATGGTCCACGTcgtcctccccgccctcatTCCCGACATCAAGCGCGTGTATGATTCCTACTTTGCCGCCTTCCACCATGACCCCATGGGCGAGATCATGctcaacatcctcttccccggAGGCAATGTGAACTCACCAGAGTTCCGTGAGGAACACGCCAAGGGCACCCTCGCTTGGTGGCATCAGTCTGATTCCCAATACACCTACAAGTGCGTCGACACCGACAATGGCGACATTGTCGGCATGGGTCTCATCGATGTGATTCTGCGCCGCCGCTCCGTGGAGGAGCGCG includes:
- the DIT2_1 gene encoding cytochrome P450-dit2 (COG:Q; EggNog:ENOG503NUUG); translated protein: MLGFIAELLLLAAIAIFLVYYVFLLPPRYPENIPTIPFWVALIPFFKDVDQSDIFRQYIDKPLRTHGAVKFFFAAQWNILVHKPSYIAEIFKDEALYEKSGNQKKIPHSVLAQFLGDNIISSHGQVWKKYQSVIRPGLQRNNFEVDKIALNADKLCMLVKDAQSRGGRGRGVAVQGLLQRYSLANCSEVILQTNFDALSDNAPINILQSAVKREIFKPIFMNFPILDQFPFPSRLHARKTVDKFRGALRDALIESHDPSSAKSSAPWPKDGLGRRLLDAHQSGQWDEKQMHDNLTVLFVAGQENPQLCLISTLYLLAKHPETQARLYEELVSTGLSIPALAQNIEMLTNLPLLTAVILESLRLFPPICQLINRRTSQDTLLGHASIVIPSGTYVGYNCYSTNRDPEAWGPTADQFDPSRWGGDVTSIQKKLRLRKSKAEFISFHGGRRACLGEKFALLQMRVTLCKLLGAFMWMLDPEWIDRKTPAGPLYPRALRLVFDSRELGSEKKG
- the DTR1 gene encoding Dityrosine transporter 1 (COG:S; EggNog:ENOG503NVV1), whose amino-acid sequence is MMTFAFGPLFWSTFADWKGRRPLYLISLAIYILANVLLAVVPANYGALVFLRVMQAFGSASVVSMGAGTVADITEPKKRAFAMSIFLMGPQCGPVLGPVLGGALAEGNWRWIFGFLAISSGILWLVILSSLPETLHARVGGGRIYTERPIFFWPPSMSSPLAPSWERGPPLPIPTLKGYWNLFIYPPIGIVSFNTAMLYSTYFAIAVQLPTELSQRYKWGPSGIGAGFLAAGIAMIVGSLLGGRASDWRRARAAEQLPEDTKIDPEFRLVDQIWGVLICVLGTLLYGWMVDGSKHPAAVLFATFLTGFGMNWVFVTTTAFLTECVAQQAAGAFALGNLLRNPGAAIVSVITPTLVAKMGSGWCFTGLAVLDLLLVGTSVIVLRLKCPGWRADRVSKMQLAGKKAGGPAAVP